Proteins encoded together in one Perognathus longimembris pacificus isolate PPM17 chromosome 8, ASM2315922v1, whole genome shotgun sequence window:
- the LOC125356515 gene encoding GPI-anchor transamidase-like has product MYERFYSPNMALASSQVGEDSLSHQPDPTIGVHLMDRYTFYVLEFLEEIIPSSQKGMNDLLQVCPKSLCVSTPRHCIDLFQRNPKSILITEFFGSVWKVEITTETIHLKWDSEILESSSYKEDQIVEELIEPLKYAEQLPVAQITPETKAKRLASSWGLHSGTMSPDYHGFLQNLWNQAYEVHFLDSVMCEEE; this is encoded by the coding sequence ATGTATGAACGGTTTTATTCACCTAACATGGCTCTAGCTAGTAGCCAAGTGGGAGAAGACTCACTCTCCCATCAACCTGATCCTACAATTGGAGTCCATCTTATGGATAGGTACACATTTTATGTCTTGGAATTTTTGGAGGAAATTATTCCATCTAGCCAAAAGGGTATGAATGACCTTTTACAAGTATGTCCCAAAAGTCTCTGTGTATCTACTCCTAGACATTGTATTGATCTTTTTCAGAGGAATCCTAAAAGTATCCTAATAACTGAATTCTTTGGAAGTGTATGGAAAGTGGAAATTACAACAGAGACTATTCATTTGAAATGGGATTCAGAGATCTTGGAAAGCAGCAGCTATAAGGAAGACCAGATAGTTGAAGAACTAATAGAACCTCTGAAATATGCTGAACAACTTCCTGTAGCTCAGATAACACCAGAAACCAAAGCTAAAAGATTGGCATCCTCCTGGGGGCTTCATTCTGGGACTATGAGCCCTGATTATCATGGTTTTCTTCAAAACTTATGGAATCAAGCATATGAAGTTCATTTTTTAGACTCAGTGATGTGTGAAGAAGAATGA